TGTTCACGGCAGAACTGAAGAAGAAATAGAGGAAAATCTGAAGCGTTTTGACACAGAGTATTTTCCCATAACTGTTGAAGAACATCTAAAGCTCCTGAGAGAAACAGGATTCCGCACTGTAGAGTTATTCTGGTACTCTTACATGCAGGCTGGATTTTACTGCATTAAATGATTCAATTTCCTTTTGTGGAGATTTCATTTTGCAGATCTCATTTACTCATATGCTCTTTAGGGATATGTAAAGCATAAGATCAATCAGAGATTTAGATATTCAAATCAGAGATTTAGATATTCAAGATTTTAAGATCTATTTGGAATAAGAGTCTAACTAAAATGATTTATTCTAAAGTTTAATGGATTTCTCGAAACTTTATAGTCTCGGAAATCCTGAAAAAAGAAATGAATTAGTATGAAGAATAACTTCTCCTCTCAGTTCTTGTTTCTCTTGCGTAATTTCCGCTGCTATTGCGGTAACTGCTGCGAGGAGTGTCGCTGCGCATGCTGCTGCGAGATTCACTGGTATCCCTTGAGTTTCTCCCCCTTGATCTCTGGGCAAGTTCTACAAGAGGTTTTCTACCTCTCTTTTTGTCTTTGAAGATCTCTAGCAGGGCTTCGGCTTGAGCAAAGGGCACTGTTACGAAGGAAAAGTGTGGGAATATTTCGGCATCTCTGATCATCAGATCCTTTTCTCCGGTTTCTTCCTGTATGAACTCGCACAGCTTTTCGGGAGTCATGCCGTCGGCTTTACCCATGGCAATGAAAAGCCTGGTTTTGCCTTTCCGGTCGACGTATGAGCTTCTAGAAATTTCTGCGTACATGCTTTCATCGAACATCTCCTTGAAAGCGTACTTCAACAAGGCAGCCAAAATTTTTTCGGCTGGGTATTCGTCAAGGAGCTTTTCGCTCATTTCAAGGCAGTCGCCATATTCCTCAGTTTTTATAATGTCTTCGAGTTCGGCTTTTACTCTTGCTCGTTTGGCTTTTATTACGTCCTTTATCTCGGGGATTCGACCTTTCTTCATTTCAGATTTTGACGTCTTTTTAATATAAGTGAGCCGCCTGTATTCCGTGGATGTCACGAAAGTGATTGCAGTTCCTTGCTTTCCTGCTCTGCCCGTCCTTCCTATCCTGTGCACGTAGGATTCTGGGTCCTGAGGCAGGGAATAGTTGATAACGTGGGTCAGGTCCATTATATCGATACCGCGGGCTGCAACGTCGGTTGCTACAAGAATATTTATCTTCTGCTTCCTGAACCGGTTCAGGATCTTCTCCCTTTCATTCTGGGAAAGGTCGCCGTGCAGGGCATCGGCTGTGTATCCTCTGTCTCCAAGTTTCTGGGCAAGTTGAGCGGTATCGGTTTTTGTCCTGCAGAACACAAGCCCATAGAATTCGTCCTCAATATCGATAATTCTGCACAGGGCCTCGAATTTGTCATTCTCATGAACCTCAAAGTAGATCTGCTCGGTCAGGTTTGCAACAAGTTCTTCTTTCTCAATGGCAACATACTCATAATTCCGCATGTATTTTTTGGCGATGCCAAGGATGGGTTTCGGCATTGTAGCTGAAAAGAAAAGCATGCGCTTCTCAGGTCCGGTTGCCTTTAAGATCTCTTTAATTTCGTCAATAAAGCCCATATTGAGCATCTCGTCGGCTTCGTCCAGTACGAAATATTTAATGTGCTCAAGGTTCAGGCTCTTCCGCTCAAGGTGGTCTATTACCCTTCCAGGAGTTCCCACAACGATATCAACCCCACTTTTTAGCATCCTGAGCTGCTGGGTCATGGACTGTCCTCCATATATCGGGAAGATATGCAGCTTTTTGTCTCCTTTCAGGGAGTTTAGTTCTTCTGAAACCTGGATTGCCAGTTCTCGGGTCGGAGTCAGGATTATTGCCTGTACATAACCTGATTTTTCGGGGATTTTTTCTATAATGGGGGCTCCAAAAGCCGTTGTTTTACCGGTTCCTGTCTGAGCCTGCCCTATAATATCACAATTTCCTTTCAAAAAAAGCGGGATAACTTTTTCCTGAATTGGGGTTGGTTCTTCAAACCCTTTCTTTTTAAGGGCTTTTAACATGCTGTCAGAAAGTCCAAGTGCCTTAAATTTTGCTAATTTTTCCATGTACTCACTCTAATATTGAAATTTATTTTTTACAGATTGTGTAACTTGCAGACCTGCTGCTTATATAATCTACCGCATACCCATATTCTTTAAAGGAGAAGCCACTTATCAAACAGGTACATGATACCGTTAAGAACAGGTAAACACGCCGTATAAATGGTTAATATCCCCGGGATGCGAGAAGGTGCCTAAGGAACAGGGAAATCCACAACCCATATAAATAAACTTATACAGCAAAAATTCGATTTCTTGGATAAGTTCCAGACGCTTTTTTGAGTTCTTCCCTGTGATACAGGCAGACTGAATTACTGGATTAAATAATATACAAACTGAATTACTAGATTAAATAATTACAGACTAAATTACTGGATTAAATGATATTAATTAATAGCCTTTAGCTTGAATAGTAACCCTGTAACCCTTTTTTCCTGTATATATCCTTTTGCTACCCCTCTAATGAGGTTCTTAATTATAAAGCTTTCTATTGTCCGGAACTACCTTTGAGGCAGGTGTTTCTTGTTTTTAGGTAAATCTTTCAGGTATCGGTTGTGTTATGAGCAGCATTGCAGATACAGGTAATAATCACGTTAAAGGCAATGTTTAAAAATTAAAGAATATGCTTACAGATAGGATGGTAGAAAGTTTTCAATATGCTTGCTCAGTAGTACCAGCCCTGGAGTCCAAGTTCATCAGTCAGCATTTCTTTAAGAATATTAAGCCTATTCATGGAATATCGGATCTGTTCAGGTTTATCGAGCACTTCTTCGCACCCGGTCTCTTCCTGTATTGTCGTGACCCTCACAAGCTCGGCAAAATTAGCGCACTCATCCAGAAAACTGTTGAACAGCTTACGAGCCTTTATAAGATTTTCAGAAGTCTTGAAATCGGGCTGGATGGTTTTTTCATACTCTGCTCTCTGTTTCATTTCTGAGACCAGGAGGCGTGATTCTACATAATCCCTGGCGTTCAGAAGATCCCCAAGCTTCCTGATATCATTCCCTACGCGCTGGGTAAAGTAAGCAATTTCAAAAGCCCACTGCTTATCAAAATTAATTTCTGGGCCCGCATTGGTAAACGGAATTCTGCTTGTCAGTCCGTCCATCTCCTGTTGTTCATATTTGCTTTCTTTCTTATTAATATACTAGAGGAAAGAATAAAAGCTTAACTAAATTCACAGGCTCTTTAATGTGTTTTTTGGTGTCTTTCCGGAATGATCGCGGAATTCTATACGTAATTTCAGAAAATTCCACTTTAGGGCTAAAGGCAGGCTTGAAAAACGAATTTTTGGTACGACTGGTGGACTGAAAGCTGACATTCATGTGGCATGGATTCGGCAGGAATAAGAACTGCAATCTTGAAAAAGTAAAAAGCTTAAAAACAGGAAATTAAAAGAAAAATAATGTTCCAAAGAAAAGTAATGTTCCGTAAAAAAGTGTGTTAAGTAGACGAGATATCATTATACCTGTAACCATTGCAAATGAAAGTATTTTTTGTTTGAATGGCTATTGAGGGAATCCTTTAGAAAGGATCCCCTTAACTGCCATGCTTAGACCGGAGAATGTTCAGTATTGTTTTTCATGTTAATTACTTTCAAAGTTAAAAGCATTATCAAAAAGAAAAATTTAAATTAAATTCTTATTTTGATGATGCTTTTGCTGCTTTTGGTTTGTCCACTATCGGAACTGACACTTTTAAAGTTTCTTTTGCACCAGTCTTTGTCCTTTGATTAGATACTGATAGACAGTCTTTCGGGCAGTTAGCAACACATTCAGTACACATTATGCATCTGAATAAGTTAATTTCCCACGTTTTATCAGCTTTGGTAACTGTAATCGCATCCGGAGGACATTTCTTTTGACACAGCCCACAGAGGATACAGTTCTCAGGATTAAAAACAATACTTCCTTTAAACTCTTTGAAAGGTTCCCTTATTTCGAAGGGGTAAAGTCTGGTAGCAGGTTTACGAGAAATATTTGTTAGAACAAGGTTCAACATACCCATAATATCACCCTTCTTTTATCTTTCAGTGCAGCTAATGCAGGGATCTATAGTAAGTACAACTATAGGCACATCTGCGAGCTTCACGCCTGGGAGCGTCAGTAACAGCGAGGGTATATTTGCAAAGGTAGGAGTTCTTACTTTAAGCCTTTGCAGGTTTTTAGTACCATTACCTTTTACGTAATATACAACCTCACCTCTGGGCTGCTCAGTTCTCATAATAGCTTCACCAGTAGGGAAGCCTTTTATGGGTGTTGCAATGTCCCCATTGGGCAGCTTGGAAAGCGCATTCCTTATCAGCTTAATTGACTCGTATAATTCAGTGATTCTTACTTTAGTTCTGGCGTAACAATCACCATCTTGCTCGACAGCTGTCTTGAAACCTAGATCCTTATAGATATCCCAGTCTGGTGTGTTTCTTACATCAATAGCGTTCCCGCTTCCTCTAAGTGTAGGACCGGCAGTTCCAGCTTCATATGCGAGCTGTTTTGACATTGTAGCTAATCCTACACATCTTTTCTTAACGGTGTAATTGTTTACGAACACTTTTTCGATATTTTTGACCTGTGCTTCCACTGTATCGAGCATTTTCTCAATCATGTCAATATGCTCATTAGTCAGGTCTTTGGTAACTCCTCCAACTTTCGATATTGAGTGTATAACTCTGTTTCCAGTGATTCTCTCCAGTACATCCAGTACTCCCTCTCTGTACTTCCAGCACTCGTAAAAGAGGCTTTCAAATCCGAAACCATCGGCGAACAGACCAAGCCAGAGCAGGTGACTGTGGATTCTGTTGAGTTCACCAACTATTACTCTTATATACTGCGCTCTCTCTGGGATTTCAACATCGAATAGTTTCTCGACTGCTCGTGTATAAGTGATACCATGGAGGGCACTGCAAATTCCGCATATTCTTTCGCAAATATATGTGGTTTGGTTATAGTCTTTCGTGTCTATGAATTTCTCAAGCCCTCTGTGAACATAACCCAGTGAGGGAAGTGCTCCAACAACGACATCGTTGTCAATCTCAAGTTTTAAAGACACTGGTTCAGGTAAAACGGGATGTTGAGGACCAAACGGTATTACGGTTGTCATATGATTCTCCTCTCAAATTGCTTTAAGCCAAGGGAGTTTTTGGACTGTTTGGCGTTAAGTAAAGGTGGCCTTTGTAGTCTATTGCTAAACCTTCGAAAGTCAATCCGAAGAGATCCTGGTACTCATTCTCGATCAAAAGTGCACATAAATAAATTCCTGATATACTCTTGGGTTTCTCACCTGGTTTCACAAAGTACCTTAGATTTTTTAATTTGTTGTCCTTCTCAAAGAGATATAGAAGATCGTGACCTTCGTTAGCTTTCTGGCATATTATAGTAGAGAATCGGTAGCCATCATTTTTTAAGCCCTCAACCGTTTTTAGCAGCTCGTCGCTGCTTTTCATCTCTGTGGCGTCTATGGTGTTATCAAGCATTCGATGCCACCTCTTTTCCTTTCAATTTTACCTCTTGTCCTTTAATGTTCCCTTTCTTCTTCTCTTCAAGTATTGAAAGTGCTGCTACTACACCATCAAGTATGGCTTCAGGTCTTGGGGTGCATCCGGGAACATATGCATCTACAGGTATGATCTGGTCAACTCCACCTATCACGTTGTAACAGTTATGGAATATTCCGCCAGTGGATGCACAAGCGCCAACTGCTAGAACTACTTTGGGATCAGGAATCTGGTTGTAGATGTTTTTAAGCACGTTTACATTTTTGTAATTTACCGCGCCTGTAACCA
The Methanosarcina thermophila TM-1 genome window above contains:
- a CDS encoding 4Fe-4S dicluster domain-containing protein, translating into MLNLVLTNISRKPATRLYPFEIREPFKEFKGSIVFNPENCILCGLCQKKCPPDAITVTKADKTWEINLFRCIMCTECVANCPKDCLSVSNQRTKTGAKETLKVSVPIVDKPKAAKASSK
- a CDS encoding hydrogenase large subunit, whose product is MTTVIPFGPQHPVLPEPVSLKLEIDNDVVVGALPSLGYVHRGLEKFIDTKDYNQTTYICERICGICSALHGITYTRAVEKLFDVEIPERAQYIRVIVGELNRIHSHLLWLGLFADGFGFESLFYECWKYREGVLDVLERITGNRVIHSISKVGGVTKDLTNEHIDMIEKMLDTVEAQVKNIEKVFVNNYTVKKRCVGLATMSKQLAYEAGTAGPTLRGSGNAIDVRNTPDWDIYKDLGFKTAVEQDGDCYARTKVRITELYESIKLIRNALSKLPNGDIATPIKGFPTGEAIMRTEQPRGEVVYYVKGNGTKNLQRLKVRTPTFANIPSLLLTLPGVKLADVPIVVLTIDPCISCTER
- a CDS encoding NADH-quinone oxidoreductase subunit C; this encodes MLDNTIDATEMKSSDELLKTVEGLKNDGYRFSTIICQKANEGHDLLYLFEKDNKLKNLRYFVKPGEKPKSISGIYLCALLIENEYQDLFGLTFEGLAIDYKGHLYLTPNSPKTPLA
- a CDS encoding NADH-quinone oxidoreductase subunit B family protein, with translation MSLAKSPWIVHVNCNSCNGCDIEVVACLTPLYDAERFGVLNIGTPKQADIMVVTGAVNYKNVNVLKNIYNQIPDPKVVLAVGACASTGGIFHNCYNVIGGVDQIIPVDAYVPGCTPRPEAILDGVVAALSILEEKKKGNIKGQEVKLKGKEVASNA
- a CDS encoding DEAD/DEAH box helicase: MEKLAKFKALGLSDSMLKALKKKGFEEPTPIQEKVIPLFLKGNCDIIGQAQTGTGKTTAFGAPIIEKIPEKSGYVQAIILTPTRELAIQVSEELNSLKGDKKLHIFPIYGGQSMTQQLRMLKSGVDIVVGTPGRVIDHLERKSLNLEHIKYFVLDEADEMLNMGFIDEIKEILKATGPEKRMLFFSATMPKPILGIAKKYMRNYEYVAIEKEELVANLTEQIYFEVHENDKFEALCRIIDIEDEFYGLVFCRTKTDTAQLAQKLGDRGYTADALHGDLSQNEREKILNRFRKQKINILVATDVAARGIDIMDLTHVINYSLPQDPESYVHRIGRTGRAGKQGTAITFVTSTEYRRLTYIKKTSKSEMKKGRIPEIKDVIKAKRARVKAELEDIIKTEEYGDCLEMSEKLLDEYPAEKILAALLKYAFKEMFDESMYAEISRSSYVDRKGKTRLFIAMGKADGMTPEKLCEFIQEETGEKDLMIRDAEIFPHFSFVTVPFAQAEALLEIFKDKKRGRKPLVELAQRSRGRNSRDTSESRSSMRSDTPRSSYRNSSGNYARETRTERRSYSSY